In Fusarium falciforme chromosome 9, complete sequence, the sequence TACCCATGTGTTTCCAACTATAGTCTTCCTTCCTTTCGTATCCGGCTTCTCTCGCCCGAGTTCGGCCATCCCGGCATTCTTGTCAGCAGCCTCCATCAACGTGTAGTGCCAAGGTGTAAGCGAACTTCAAGTGAGCCGACTTGACAGAATTCGACGTCGACATTTTTGAAAATCAGTTTCTTCATTCGTTTCAATTCGAAGGGTTGTTTGTTGTGGTGATTCATTCGACTGGGTATCAAGATGAGGGCACTCCTACGGAAAGCGACTGCGGTATTGGGCTTTACAACAGCAGTGACGGGCCTCGAGATAACATTTGATGACGAGAGCAAGTTCAAATCTTGTCGATTCGATGAAACTTTGACTAACTTACACCAGAGTCTGTCAAGAGTGCTGCTAGCACTGTCGCGTATGGCTTGATGAAGTACTACACGGGAAACAACACTGGCGATGTACCCGGCAACCTGCCAGACCCTTACTACTGTAACAATCCCAAAAGAAACTCTCCAGAGATTCCAGTCGCTGACACTTCTTAGGGTGGGAGGCGGGCGCCCTGTTCGGAACCATGATCGACTACTGGTGGCTCACAGGCGACTCGTCGTACAACGACATCACCAAGCAAGCATTGGTCCACCAAGCCGGCGATACCAACGACTACATGCCCGAGAACCAGACCCTGACCGAGGGTAACGACGATCAGGGCTTCTGGGCCATGGCCGTCATGTCTGCCGCCGAGCACAAGTTCCCCGACCCCCCGGATGACAAGCCCGGATGGCTCGCCCTCACCCAGGCCGTCTTCAACGAATACGTCAGCCGGTGGGATTCGAAGCACTGCTCCGGCGGCCTGCGGTGGCAGATCTTTACCTTCAACACGGGCTACGACTACAAGaactccatctccaacggGTGCTTCTTCAACATCGCCGCGAGACTGGCTCGCTACACCGGCAACGACACGTACGCCGACTGGGCAGAGAAGATCTGGGACTGGGAGGTCAAGGCCGGACTCATAACCGACGAGCTACAGGTATTTGACGGCGTGACCATCGGGGAAACGAACTGCAGCAGCACCGACACGAATCAGTGGACTTACAACGCCGGCATCTACCTGCACGGCGCAGCTGTCCTGTACAACATCACCGAGAGCGACACTTGGAAGAAGCGTGTCGACGGTATCCTaaccaacatcaacaagaaaTTCGtcaagaataatattatttacgAGCAGTTCTGCGAGCCCAGCAAGCAGTGCAACCAGGATCAGCAGAACTTCAAGGGGTTCCTCGCACGCTGGATGGCCGCCACGACGCAGATGGCGCCTCACACCTACGACTCGGTCGCCAAGCTTTTGCTATCGAGCGCCAAGTCAGCAGTGGGAGTCTGCAACGGATCACCAGCGACGGGTTACAGAGGCCCCGCCGGCACGGCGTGTGGCTTCTCGTGGCTCACTGGTACCTACGACGGCACAGTCGGCGTGGGTCCGCAGATGAGCGCCCTATCCATCTTCATGTACACGCTCGTTGACAAGGTGAGCAGCCCGGTCACGAAGAAGACGGGAGGAACTTCAAAGGGCGACCCGAACGCTGGAGACACGACGACGGGAGACAGGGACGGCAAGAAGACGTATagcgccatcaccatgacGGACAAGGCGGGGGCAGGAATAATAACGTTCCTCATTGCAGCGGGTGTTGTCTGCGGTACTGCTTTTACCGtgatttaaataaaactaaacaGTCAAAGGAGTCAAGACATGGGTTTCCTAGCATTGGGCGTTGTAGGTGTTGGAGGTTTGGATTGGGATATTTGGTTCATTGGCCCTTGGATAGCTCAGAACCCACTGCTTAACAGAATAGACACGACTGCTCTTTTATTTTGTACATAAACTACCATTCACATTACATATAAGTCGCTGGGTGTTTCCTTGGGGAAATTCACGACTACACTTTGAACTTGGAGAAGTTGAGCAGCATCTTTGCTACAGAGGCCTTGAGAATAAGAGTCGATAGAATACGGCACGCTGTATCATACAACCAGCTTTACGAAGTTACTTTTAGGAAGTAGGCACTTGGCAAACCAGCATGGCTTCCCATTCAGAATAGATATCGCAAAGGCTGACTATCCACGGCAAGCTCTCGTCAGTATCTCTCGATGCCTTCATACACAAGTTATActagaaggagaagaagtcgtCTTTGGCTGGTGACACTCTGGTAACGCCCCTTCCAACTGATTATCGAATATGCATCATAAGATCTCACTTGACAAGCGCGTTAACTAGGTAGGCGAGATGTTCATAGAGGCATGTCAACCCTCTGCTCTCTAGGTACTAATATAAACAAGATAGGTAAGATATCTATTAAAAATTCGTTTCAACTTCCAAGCCAGTCCTACTCAGTTGCACCATGCTCACCATCACCGTTCCCTTCAATTCTCCCTAGGATTCCCCTTTGGATCCCTCGAAAGCCTCGCCCATTGCGTCTTCAACGCAGGCACATCCGCACTTACAAGAGAATTCATCCAAGTCTCCTCTTCCCCCTTTGTCTTGACCGTCGCCCTCCCCATCAAGACTGGGTGGCAGTTAAGATAGATAGTCTCATACGCATGTGCCGGCACGCAAAACGTCTCGTGAAAGATGCCGATATGTGCAGGTTTCTCCTTGTTAATCCAATCCCACGCCTTGCGGTGCAATTCTTCGTGAGCGAAGCGGTTCAGGCTCTCGACGTCGCGGAAGTAGTATGTCAGGAGCAGAGTGTTGTTACTACTGCGCTCATCACCTCGCCAATTTGAGTAGCTCAGCATGCCTAGCTCATCCCGGCGGGCCGTGAGGTCATTGTGCAGAGCCCTGAAGTAATTTCCGACCTTGTCAAAGTGCGGCGCCGCGACGCCAAGTGGGTGGTTGGACTGGACGCCGAggttgaagacgacgacgggaCTCGCCCCTGGCTTATTTCCAAAGGTGCCGTCTCGAAAGGGGAGCTGAGCTGTCGCGCGGCCGGGTACAGTATCTGCAGTGTACTCGTTTGGTTTCGGGCTGCGGACTTGTAGGATGGTTGTAATGATCGAGTTGAGTAAGACCACGGCGGAGGGGACAACTGCCCAGCGGAAAGGAAGGGTTGTGGAGAGGACGAGTTGAAGGATGGAGCCTATTAGGACGGTGGTGTGTGGTTTAAGGGAGTCTTTGACGATGAACTGGCGGATCTGAAGTTAGAAGTTGGTGAGTTTGTGTAGTTGGGGCCATTGGACTTACAAAGGTTTGAACCTTGGCCAGATAGGTGAGAGGCTTCCTAGTCGGGGCCAACTTGGGACGAAACTCGCTGTTCATCTTGAAGACTATGCAATGAAGTAGATGAAAATGATGATATCACTTTGAAGTCTATCGCTCCTCGTCTGATGAACAGAGGACATTACTATTCAATTAACACGACCGATCAATCAGATTATATACATTTCAAATTGAGCCCCTAAAAAAGTATCTGTTAACAAATTATTTAGCGAGTGCGAGACTCACAAAACCATTTCTCGCAATCCTTTCAATGCGAGGAGCCAACTACAAATAGCACGAGGCTTGCCCTCGCATTCGCATCGCCGTTTTTGGGAGGCTTCGGCACTAACCACCCAATCTCTTTCTCTGAATTGCGCATCATCAAGACAAGAGTGAATACTCCCCGCATGATGcattccatctcatcccatTATTCGGAAACTTCGGCGTTAACGTTAAACCCTTCATCACCCAAAAAAGGCGGCATCGCCCGCTGTGTTTCGGACACCTCGGGAAGAAACGATCCATCTACCCGTACTTCTCTCAACTGCATACATCTCCCCGTGCAACAGACACCGCTACAAATGTCCTCCCTCCCTGCAGTAGCAGGTCAATAGCCCTCGCACTCGCTTTGACCCTATCTTCTCCACCCTCCGGCACCCCGCTATCGTTGTTCGGCATCTCCACCTCGACGAAAAGCACGGGGGCCCGGCTGCCCTGGCAACCGTCCGTGTAGTTGATCATGGCTTGCATTCATCGCCGATCTGTTCGAGATTGGCGTGGCCAAGACATGGTCTTTGTGTGTATCGTAGCTCCAAGACAACGAACGAGCTTGTGTTCCTGGCACAGACCAAACGGCCCGTCGTGGGGACGGATGATCAACCTGTTGTGAATTAAAGCTCTCACCGTATGACACTGTCTCGTGTCAGAAGATACGCAATTAATGAGTGACACTCACTTCGCATACAATGTTTCAGGGCCTTCCAGAGCtctaacttaataatattgcGAATTGACTCAGAATGCGACGATTCCACAGTCATCACTCATGATGGTCGTCTCAGTATCATTATCCCAACACCAACAGAGCAACCAAAACTGCCATCCGAACAAGCAGACAGACCCTTCAGCAGAACCTGTAGACGAACCATGCAGCCAACAAGAGACGGATCCAAAGAAAACAAAAAACCAAACAAAAACACTCTCACAATGTACAATCCATATGTTCCCCCCCTCATGTGCTAAACAACTCGCAAAGAAATGCCAGCCATTATATGCCAACTCCTCTAGGGGCCGCCGAggctctttttttctcttccgTCGTCAAATACCGGTCTGTGTTGCCGAAACTGTCTACGCCTTTTTATACCGTGTATTTGTCCAGATCGCTTGATATGTATAATCGAAATCTCCGAGGGTGCCGCAGGAAATCGGGGGAACCTATGCATTGTTCTCCTTGTTCTGCGACTGATGAGGATATTGCGGGTCGGTGAGGGACCTCTCCCACTCGTCCATTAGGTTTGTCGCGGTGCGCTTGAGGTTGCTGGGTGAGAGGCCCTTGACCATGTTGGGGAGGATCTCCTCTAGCTTGGGGGAGAGTAGGGGCGTCTCGTAGCCGGtcgacttcttcttgctATTCAAGGTCAGCACAATTCTCACCAGATCCGTCCAACCCCAGCCCAGCAATTACTTACGATGGCGAGTCAATAGGCTCCCCATCGTCAGAAGTGGCTGACAGGTCGTCCAGACCGCCACTTCCCATGGTAGAGCCGCTCCAGCGGGATGTCTTTGAGGATGAGGCCGGCGACTCCCAGTTGGACCAGTCATTGTCGTCCAGTGCGTCAAATCCGAGAGGCTGCCACGAGAATGGCTTACTCTTAGTCTTGGACCTTTCTCGAGAGGTCTGTTCagtcttgttcttggtgCCCGTAGTCGATGTCGTAGATTTGTCCGAGATTTCCATGACCTCATTGCCGGTGTGTGGTGGCTCGAATACCGTGCTCACCTTGGGTCGCAGAGGTCGGTTAGGTCGAATCGTGTCCTGAGTCCTGGATGGCTCCCGACCCAATTGAGCGGTCTGGCCGCTGATGGGTTCGTCTCCTACAGTAATTTGGCGAATATCCTCGACGAAAGCCTTGAAACCCGTCTTGAAGTCCTCGAAAACCTGGGGGACGGCGGCGTTCTGCTGGCTGCGTGGCTGCCACGAGGCACGCTTGGCTAGGTGTGGGTTTGTTAATTGAGCGGTCCTGCGCTCTATTGAAGGTAGCCTGACAGGCTCAAATTCATGATCGCGATCCTGATGCAGCGAGAACCCAACGTCTGGCTTCGCCGGCGAGAGCAGAGAAAGGGTCCTCGTGTGCCCACCGCGCAAGACCCTTCGTCGGCTGGGGGTCGCTGGGGTCTGATTCTGCTGTAGcagcttcctcctctccatgTCGGCGCTACGCCGGTTTGAGCCACCCTCTTCTTCGGAGGGTAGAACAGGACTCCTGAATGCCTCAAAGGGAAGCTGatcgcccttcttctcctgggAAGTCCACCTCTTCTTGAGCGAGTTAAGCTCTGCCTCTGCACGGAACAACTCTTCACGTAGTTCCAGCACTCGTCTCTCCTGAGCAGCAATTGCAATGATGAATTCGTTGGCGTCAGCAGGTGATGTCAACCCCGAGTCGATAGGCGTCGGGGGTACCGAAGACATGTGTGCAGAGGTTGGGGTTGGCCGAGATGGGTCGCTCGTAGGGGGCGCAATTGGCAAAGTAAGTGAAAGTCTGTTGACCTGCCGGTTCAGACTGGACACGCTGGACTTGGCTCGGGCATGTCCTCGTCTGAAGGGGACGGGGTCGTCCTTgcgaggcggaggaggcatTGCGGGTGCTGAACTTGAGCTGTCGTGGTGGCCGTGTGAGAAAGAATTCAGGTGTCTCTCCTTTGGACCCTGAGATAGGTCACGAGTGGGAGCATACCTGGGCAGCGCAGCAGCAGTGTTGACCGAATTAGGGGCCATTTCAGAACCGAAGGCGGAGGGAATAGTCATGTCCGAAGGCAGACGATCAGCAACCGAGTAGCGTCGGCGGAttgcttgttgttgttgttgttgttgttgtctttgttgttgttgcgaAGCCATGTCCAGACGACGACACTCAAGGAGGTTGCAATACTGTAGGGAGCGGACACCGAGTACTCGCCGGCGTTTGTTGTAGAAAGGAGTGTCTGGAGCTCGATAGGCTCTGCGACGCCGCGGTCTAGCAGCGGCGACAGCAGCAACGGCAGCCCTGGAAGCGAGCGCTCTGTGGTGTATTTGTGTCAGGTGGTGATAATCATCGAAGAGGGCGAACGAGCAACGGTGGGCGACGCAGAGTGGGAAAAGAAAACCGGGCATCAGGGAGCGGCACGGCACTGGATAAGGAGAGAGAGGCGAGCAGTGGCAGTGGGTGTGGGTTTCGAGGAGGGCGTATGTGGGCGTGTGTTCCGGCGGTGGTGTTGCGCATTGGGGTATGGCGCCGCTGGCTATGGGGGTTTCGGTGGAGAGCCCACTAAGCCCAGTGGCTTCCTGTCGAGAATAGAGCCCTGGAGGCGTCCAGTAGCACGACCCTATCTCCCCAAACAGGCACCCGAACAGCTAGTTCGACTCCTGTCGACTCGCACCAGCGCTGACAAGCTTCCGGGGGGCCTGAGTCGAACCTTGAACCGAGCTGGGGGCGATTTTCAGGAGGCTTGGGGCACCATTGGATACGGATGCTGGGCAGGGCGGGCGCTTT encodes:
- a CDS encoding DUF4048 domain-containing protein; the encoded protein is MPGFLFPLCVAHRCSFALFDDYHHLTQIHHRALASRAAVAAVAAARPRRRRAYRAPDTPFYNKRRRVLGVRSLQYCNLLECRRLDMASQQQQRQQQQQQQQAIRRRYSVADRLPSDMTIPSAFGSEMAPNSVNTAAALPRYAPTRDLSQGPKERHLNSFSHGHHDSSSSAPAMPPPPRKDDPVPFRRGHARAKSSVSSLNRQVNRLSLTLPIAPPTSDPSRPTPTSAHMSSVPPTPIDSGLTSPADANEFIIAIAAQERRVLELREELFRAEAELNSLKKRWTSQEKKGDQLPFEAFRSPVLPSEEEGGSNRRSADMERRKLLQQNQTPATPSRRRVLRGGHTRTLSLLSPAKPDVGFSLHQDRDHEFEPVRLPSIERRTAQLTNPHLAKRASWQPRSQQNAAVPQVFEDFKTGFKAFVEDIRQITVGDEPISGQTAQLGREPSRTQDTIRPNRPLRPKVSTVFEPPHTGNEVMEISDKSTTSTTGTKNKTEQTSRERSKTKSKPFSWQPLGFDALDDNDWSNWESPASSSKTSRWSGSTMGSGGLDDLSATSDDGEPIDSPSKKKSTGYETPLLSPKLEEILPNMVKGLSPSNLKRTATNLMDEWERSLTDPQYPHQSQNKENNA
- a CDS encoding Mannan endo-1,6-alpha-mannosidase — its product is MRALLRKATAVLGFTTAVTGLEITFDDEKSVKSAASTVAYGLMKYYTGNNTGDVPGNLPDPYYWWEAGALFGTMIDYWWLTGDSSYNDITKQALVHQAGDTNDYMPENQTLTEGNDDQGFWAMAVMSAAEHKFPDPPDDKPGWLALTQAVFNEYVSRWDSKHCSGGLRWQIFTFNTGYDYKNSISNGCFFNIAARLARYTGNDTYADWAEKIWDWEVKAGLITDELQVFDGVTIGETNCSSTDTNQWTYNAGIYLHGAAVLYNITESDTWKKRVDGILTNINKKFVKNNIIYEQFCEPSKQCNQDQQNFKGFLARWMAATTQMAPHTYDSVAKLLLSSAKSAVGVCNGSPATGYRGPAGTACGFSWLTGTYDGTVGVGPQMSALSIFMYTLVDKVSSPVTKKTGGTSKGDPNAGDTTTGDRDGKKTYSAITMTDKAGAGIITFLIAAGVVCGTAFTVI